The Alicyclobacillus macrosporangiidus CPP55 genome segment CGATGGGCGGGACGCCGGCGCATGGGTCACCTGGGAGCGGCCCGTCGCGCAGGTGTATCCGGTCACATGGGAGCGTTCGGAAGGGATTGCACCGCCTGGCGCAACTCCAAGGTGACCAGGGTACCCTCTCCGGGCCGGCTGCTGATGTGGACGTTGCCACCGTGCCGTTCCATGATCTGCTTGGTGACCGTCAAACCGAGTCCGGTGCCGGTGGTTTTGGTGGTGTAATACGGTTGGAAGAGGCGGGCCATTTGCTCGGCGGTCATGCCGCAACCGGTGTCCGCCACTTCCACCGTCACCTGGCCCGCCTGCACGCGCAGGCGCAAGCTGACCGTGTCCTTCGGCTTGCAGGCCTGAAACGCGTTCTGCAAGACGTTGAGGACCACCTGCTTGAGTTGATTGGCGTCTCCCCAGACCCAGGCGTCATTGACCTCGAGTTCCGTTTCCAAAGTGACGTTCGACAACGCCGCCTGCGGGGAGATGAATTCCGCCACCTCTTTCAGGGCGGCGGCGAGATCGACCAGCCCGAACACCGATTGCCCCGGTTTGGCGAGTGACATGAAGTCGGTGACCAGCCGTTGGATGCGGTCCAGCTCGTCGATGGTCAGGCGCAGGAAGCGCCGGTCTGTCTCGTCACACAACCGCTCCAGGAACAGCTGTAGGAACCCGCGCGCGGTCGTCAGCGGGTTGCGGATCTCGTGAGCGATCCCGGCGGCGAGGGAGGTCAGCACGGACCACTTTTCGGCGTCCAGGATGCGCGACTCCAGTTTCTTGTGGTTCGTGATGTCTTTGAAGATCGCCAGTTTGCAGCGCAGATACCCCCGGTGATCGGTCAGGGACCGCACGTT includes the following:
- a CDS encoding ATP-binding protein encodes the protein MSHPSSRAPGQALLGMAPVFGTRLPELGEGLSGLLENGDVVRKNLNLLKAFRKQTAAFQRRPRAGIAAIAICDRDAKVFDLAGPPDTLQTLHASGLDVGADVSEHEMGRNPLGTALAEGETVYIPADPSAPWAGLAGAGSPLRGDRGPLAGALAVIADAAFPGSALSSLAESLASSVYQVWQLEESRQDILRVFRSLVSHLDCHVLVLDTRNRMLEERHPIPVTEEIRDAMIHIAQLPDQYELEVSLGDRTYVANVRSLTDHRGYLRCKLAIFKDITNHKKLESRILDAEKWSVLTSLAAGIAHEIRNPLTTARGFLQLFLERLCDETDRRFLRLTIDELDRIQRLVTDFMSLAKPGQSVFGLVDLAAALKEVAEFISPQAALSNVTLETELEVNDAWVWGDANQLKQVVLNVLQNAFQACKPKDTVSLRLRVQAGQVTVEVADTGCGMTAEQMARLFQPYYTTKTTGTGLGLTVTKQIMERHGGNVHISSRPGEGTLVTLELRQAVQSLPNAPM